In Perca fluviatilis chromosome 3, GENO_Pfluv_1.0, whole genome shotgun sequence, the following proteins share a genomic window:
- the irx3a gene encoding iroquois-class homeodomain protein IRX-3a isoform X2, whose protein sequence is MSFPQLGYQYIRPIYPPERQGIASNARAGTELSPSGALSNVLSTMYGSPFAAAAQGYGAFLPYSNDISIFNQLGAQYELKDSPGVQHPGFAHHHPAFYPYGQYQFGDPSRPKNATRESTSTLKAWLSEHRKNPYPTKGEKIMLAIITKMTLTQVSTWFANARRRLKKENKMTWAPRNRTDEEGNVYGSDHEGEEGDKREDEEEIDLENIDTENIENKDDLDDQDDLHSDLKLDGRSDSEISDGYEDLQGPDQRFLKAVGKEGKDVERGGEHFHSHHHHHHHSSLDTKASQANGEQLKLNPVSVSSPPSENSPAPAQKPKIWSLAETATAPDNPRKSPQMNGSNSAGPAAQTLIAPHRLISSCPVGKIQNWTNRAFSAHQLALLNSNHYLGLANQATATGLALYSSRQTEDRSHSSETSVTGLRTN, encoded by the exons ATGTCTTTCCCTCAGCTGGGATATCAGTACATCCGACCGATATACCCGCCGGAGCGCCAGGGGATCGCCAGCAATGCCCGGGCCGGGACAGAGCTCAGTCCGTCCGGCGCACTCTCCAACGTCCTCTCCACTATGTATGGATCTCCTTTCGCCGCGGCAGCGCAGGGCTATGGAGCGTTTCTGCCCTACTCAAACGATATATCAATTTTCAATCAATTG GGTGCTCAGTATGAACTGAAAGACAGTCCCGGTGTCCAGCACCCAGGGTTTGCCCACCATCACCCAGCTTTTTACCCATATGGCCAATATCAGTTCGGTGACCCGTCCAGACCCAAAAACGCCACCAGGGAGAGCACCAGCACCCTGAAGGCCTGGCTCAGCGAGCACCGCAAGAACCCCTACCCAACCAAGGGAGAGAAGATCATGCTGGCCATCATCACCAAAATGACCCTCACCCAGGTGTCCACCTGGTTCGCCAACGCCAGGAGGAGGCTAAAGAAGGAGAACAAGATGACCTGGGCCCCCCGGAACCGCACCGACGAAGAGGGAAATGTGTACGGCAGCGATCacgagggagaggagggggacaagagggaggacgaggaggagatCGACTTGGAGAACATCGACACGGAAAATATTGAGAACAAGGACGACTTGGACGACCAGGACGACCTGCACTCAGATCTGAAACTCGACGGGAGGAGTGACTCTGAGATTTCTGACGGCTATGAGGATTTACAAGGGCCCGACCAGAGGTTTCTAAAGGCTGTGGGGAAAGAGGGCAAAGAcgtggagagaggaggagagcacTTCCacagccaccaccaccaccaccatcactcTTCTTTGGACACCAAAGCGTCCCAAGCAAACGGTGAACAGCTCAAACTGAACCCGGTGTCCGTTAGCTCACCCCCCTCAGAAAACAGCCCTGCCCCAGCCCAAAAGCCAAAGATCTGGTCTTTGGCAGAGACAGCCACGGCCCCTGACAATCCGCGCAAATCGCCACAAATGAACGGCAGCAACTCCGCAGGGCCGGCCGCCCAGACCCTTATCGCCCCTCATAGACTCATCTCTTCTTGTCCCGTTGGGAAAATCCAGAACTGGACGAACCGAGCCTTCTCGGCGCATCAGCTGGCTTTACTGAACTCAAATCATTATCTGGGACTGGCAAACCAGGCCACTGCCACCGGCCTGGCCCTCTACAGCAGCAGGCAAACGGAGGACAGGAGTCATAGTTCAGAGACTTCAGTCACAG GCCTCAGAACCAACTAG
- the irx3a gene encoding iroquois-class homeodomain protein IRX-3a isoform X1 translates to MSFPQLGYQYIRPIYPPERQGIASNARAGTELSPSGALSNVLSTMYGSPFAAAAQGYGAFLPYSNDISIFNQLGAQYELKDSPGVQHPGFAHHHPAFYPYGQYQFGDPSRPKNATRESTSTLKAWLSEHRKNPYPTKGEKIMLAIITKMTLTQVSTWFANARRRLKKENKMTWAPRNRTDEEGNVYGSDHEGEEGDKREDEEEIDLENIDTENIENKDDLDDQDDLHSDLKLDGRSDSEISDGYEDLQGPDQRFLKAVGKEGKDVERGGEHFHSHHHHHHHSSLDTKASQANGEQLKLNPVSVSSPPSENSPAPAQKPKIWSLAETATAPDNPRKSPQMNGSNSAGPAAQTLIAPHRLISSCPVGKIQNWTNRAFSAHQLALLNSNHYLGLANQATATGLALYSSRQTEDRSHSSETSVTGHLSTLHTQMRSSLPEMIRQTEEER, encoded by the exons ATGTCTTTCCCTCAGCTGGGATATCAGTACATCCGACCGATATACCCGCCGGAGCGCCAGGGGATCGCCAGCAATGCCCGGGCCGGGACAGAGCTCAGTCCGTCCGGCGCACTCTCCAACGTCCTCTCCACTATGTATGGATCTCCTTTCGCCGCGGCAGCGCAGGGCTATGGAGCGTTTCTGCCCTACTCAAACGATATATCAATTTTCAATCAATTG GGTGCTCAGTATGAACTGAAAGACAGTCCCGGTGTCCAGCACCCAGGGTTTGCCCACCATCACCCAGCTTTTTACCCATATGGCCAATATCAGTTCGGTGACCCGTCCAGACCCAAAAACGCCACCAGGGAGAGCACCAGCACCCTGAAGGCCTGGCTCAGCGAGCACCGCAAGAACCCCTACCCAACCAAGGGAGAGAAGATCATGCTGGCCATCATCACCAAAATGACCCTCACCCAGGTGTCCACCTGGTTCGCCAACGCCAGGAGGAGGCTAAAGAAGGAGAACAAGATGACCTGGGCCCCCCGGAACCGCACCGACGAAGAGGGAAATGTGTACGGCAGCGATCacgagggagaggagggggacaagagggaggacgaggaggagatCGACTTGGAGAACATCGACACGGAAAATATTGAGAACAAGGACGACTTGGACGACCAGGACGACCTGCACTCAGATCTGAAACTCGACGGGAGGAGTGACTCTGAGATTTCTGACGGCTATGAGGATTTACAAGGGCCCGACCAGAGGTTTCTAAAGGCTGTGGGGAAAGAGGGCAAAGAcgtggagagaggaggagagcacTTCCacagccaccaccaccaccaccatcactcTTCTTTGGACACCAAAGCGTCCCAAGCAAACGGTGAACAGCTCAAACTGAACCCGGTGTCCGTTAGCTCACCCCCCTCAGAAAACAGCCCTGCCCCAGCCCAAAAGCCAAAGATCTGGTCTTTGGCAGAGACAGCCACGGCCCCTGACAATCCGCGCAAATCGCCACAAATGAACGGCAGCAACTCCGCAGGGCCGGCCGCCCAGACCCTTATCGCCCCTCATAGACTCATCTCTTCTTGTCCCGTTGGGAAAATCCAGAACTGGACGAACCGAGCCTTCTCGGCGCATCAGCTGGCTTTACTGAACTCAAATCATTATCTGGGACTGGCAAACCAGGCCACTGCCACCGGCCTGGCCCTCTACAGCAGCAGGCAAACGGAGGACAGGAGTCATAGTTCAGAGACTTCAGTCACAG GTCACCTGTCCACTTTACATACACAGATGAGGTCCTCTTTGCCGGAAATGATAAGACAAACAGAAGAGGAGAGGTAA